Below is a window of Apodemus sylvaticus chromosome 5, mApoSyl1.1, whole genome shotgun sequence DNA.
ACAATTGCCTACACAGAGACCCCAATGTTTGTTCACTGTTATTGTTCATGTGCTTATACAGGAGTTTGTGATGGCACCAAGATTCTTCTAAGTAAATATGGGTTAATCACAGTGCTGGTAACCTTAGCTTCTTTGGAAATACATTTCTTTGATGTAAAGGTGTGATGTATCATTGAAGTTAGAATAGGAGATGTTTATTTATTGTTCATGCGCTAAAAAATACAGAGAAGCATTGCTGATGTTAAGAAGAATGGGGGAGTGACTAATTGGTGGGTGTGGATGGGTATGATGGTGAACATGACACATGatatacttaaataaaaaatctttatgaAACCCATCAGTAATATTTGCCaataaacatttagaaaaataggaataaatttctgtttcaaaacaagcaaaaatccccccaaaatatgtttaaaatgtacacacatatgttgTATAGCATATGAATGCCAAGATTTTTATTATTGCACTGCTGATAAGAAAGTGCCATTCAAGTCATTTGGATACTGCCAACAGAAACTACCTTTAAGTAGAAAGTAAATAGAAACCAAATGGTGAAAAATTCTCCAGCCTTATATGCAGACTAATTACTTGCATCTAAAGCAAAGAAGAATCATGCAGAAAAGTTAGTTGCAATAACGTGATGACCATGATCActggtatttcatttttttctaactcCCAGTATGAGGAGAGAGAACCAGAGCAATGTGTTCGAGTTCCTCCTCCTGGGGCTTCCCATCAGATTAGAGCAGCAGAATGTCTTCTTCACCCTGTTCCTGGCCATGTACCTGACCACAGTGCTGGGGAACCTTCTCATCATCCTGCTCATCAGGCTGGACTCTCAcctccacacccccatgtacttctttctcagccactTGGCCTTCACAGACATCTCTCTCTCATCAATCACAGTTCCCAAAATGCTGATGAATATCCAGGCTCAGCAGCATTCCATCTCTTACAAGGGATGCATCTCtcagatgtatttatttgttttgtttggctgctTGGACAATTTCCTTCTTGCAGCAATGGCCTATGACAGGTATGTGGCCATCTGTCATCCACTGCACTACATCACTGTCATGAGGGAGGAGCTCTGTGTCTTTCTAGTCGCTGGGTCCTGGTTCTTCTGCTGTGTCCATGCCCTGCTGCACACCCTCCTCTTGATCCGACTGTCTTTCTGTGCCAGGAACACTGTCCCCAACTTCTTCTGTGACCTCACTGCCCTCCTGAAGCTGAGCTGCTCAGACATCTCCCTCAATAAACTAGTCATCTTCACTGAGGGAGGATTGCTTTTTATCCTTCCTCTGAGTATCATCATGGGCTCTTATATTCTCATAGGAAGCACTGCCTTGAAGGCCCCCTCCACAAAGAGATTGATAAAAACCTTTTCTACCTGTGGCTCCcatcttcttgtggtgtctttgtaTTATGGGACACTTGCGGGTGAATACTTTTTCTCTTCATTCCAGGACTCCAGTGACAAAGACATAGTTGCTTCTATAATTTATACAGTAGTCACACCTTTGCTGAACCctttcatctacagcctgaggaacagagATATAAACAGGCTCTAGAAATAGTTGTTACTAGGATCAACTGGTTCAAGTGAAAGACATTCACCCCACTTATTATGAACACTTAGTTggatattttctaaaattatcaTATAGTTGATATTTCTGTGTGtctaatataataatatatattatattgttatatGGCTATTTACTAAAATTATCATATAGTCGATATTTCTCTGTGTCTAatatcataatatatattatattgttatgTGGATATTTCCTAAAATTATCATATAGTTGATATTTCTGTGTGTTTAAcataataatatatatcatattgcTATGTGAaggattttctgtttttgtttgattgtttgatgTGGTTCTGGGGTTGACCTCCAAGACTCACTAATGGTGGTCTCCATCTTAAGTGCTATACATTGTTCTTAATATGTCAACTCGATCGAGGTTAATTCTTGAGTTGTTTGATCTCTATCATTAGTCTTTGCTTGCTTACCATCCTACATAATTCAGTCTCCCTTATCTCAGGTCTCTGTATCGTCCTGGAGATGCCCTCCCCCACATCCACTTCTCCCTTCCATCAGTTGCaggtttccattcattttcatgcccatctggccatctctcctgtccttccccacactgATCTTGAATCCCCTATTCCTtgcatttcttctccctcccagttcTCTTGGTCCATCTGCTTCTTAGGACTATTTTATactccttctgagtgagattcaaacatcctcaATTGTGCTTTCCTTCccatttagcttctttgggtctgtggattgtaacatagtacctgtattttatgactaatgtccacttataagtaagcACATAGCATGAatgttcttttgcgattgggttaattcactcaggatgatatttccaaattccattcatttgcctataaaattcatgatatctttgtaaaaaaaatagctgaataatatcccattgtgtagatgtattgcattttctttatccattcttcagttgaaggacatttaggccgtttccaatttctggctattacaaataaagatgcTATTAACACAGTTGGACAAGTGTCTTTGTGAGATGGTGAAGCATcattttggtatatgcccaggagtggtatatacccaaatgatggaggggtcttgaggtagaattattATTCCCACTTGTCTGAGAagcctccaaattgatttccaaagtggttgtacaagtttgcactcctaccagcaatgaagaagtattccccttgctccacattcttgccagcatgtgttatctcttgagtttttcatcttggGCATTCTGATGGGTGTTCgatggaacctcagagttgtatttgcatttccttgatgtttaaggacattgaacatttctttaagtgcttctcagccatttgagagttctctgttgagaattttctatttagttctgtacaccatttaaaaaattaattattttatttatttacattccagtaaTTGCCCCCCCTTGGtccccttcccacagttcctcatcccattcctcctcccccttgcctctgagagggtgttaCCCCTCAACCAGGGCTCTCTCTTTCTTGGGGTCttaagtctcttgaggattaagcTCATTGCCCCCCAGActaggcagacctctgctatatatgtgccaggggcctcaggcTGGACCATGAATTttctttgttggtggttcagtctctgggagctccctggggtctgggttatttgagactgctggACTTTCTGTGGGGTcactctccccttcagcttcctCTGTCTTTCCCCTAATGCAACCATagaggtccctgacttcagtccaatgggtGGGTGTAGGTATCTGTTTCTATCTAAGTCAGCAGCTGGTAGaacctcttagaggacagccttGGCAGGCTCCCAACGGTAAGCACATCATACATTAGTAAtcgtgtcaggccttggtgccccacccccatgagatggatcacAAGTTGGACTAGTCATTGGattgccttttcttcagtctcttcttcatttttgtccctgcagttcttttagacaggaacaattctggatcagaatttttttttaattttttttattcgatataatttatttacatttcaaatgatttccccttttctagcccccccccattccccaaaagtcccgtaagcccccttctcttcccctgtcctccctcccaccccttcccacttccccgttctggttttcccgaatactgtttcactgagtctttccagaaccaggggtcactcctcctttcttcttgtatctcatttgatgtgtggattatgttttgggtattccagttttctaggttaataaccacttattagtgagtgcataccatgattcaccttttgagtctgggttacctcacttagtatgatgttctctagctccatccatttgcctaagaatttcatgaattcattgtttctaatggctgaatagtactccattgtgtagatataccacattttttgcatccactcttctgttgagggatacctgggttctttccagcatctggcaattataaatagggctgctatgaacatagtagagcatgtatccttattacatggtggggaatcctctggatatatgcccaggagtggtatagcaggatcttctggaagtgaggtgcccagttttcggaggaaccgccagactgctttctagagtggttgtaccaatttgcaaccccaccagcagtggaggagtgttcctctttctccacaccctcctggatcagaaattttgactgtggattAGTAACCCAGTCCCTCTGTTTGAGGCCATGTCTCtatgctggaggtggactcttaagagttccctctccccagtgttgggcattttggctaaggtcactcccattgaATCCTGAGTGTCACTcacctcctgggtctctggtactttctagagggtaaCCCCACCTCCCTCTCACAGAAGCTGCATATTtgtattcattctcttggccctctgagattcttccccatacctgatcctgttccctttttcccccttcccctttcctaccCATGTCCCTTCTTCTCTCCGCCTTCTGTAAttgttttgttccctcttctaagtgggattgaagcatcttcacttgggcctttctgttTGTTACATTTCTTATGGTCTGTAGGTTGCATCATAGGTATTTTGtatttcttggctaatatccacttatcatgagTACTTACCAGGAatgcccttttgggtctgggttacctctttcagtatgatattttctagttccattcatttgactgcaaatttcatgatgtcctcatttttaatagctgtatagtattccaatgtgtaattGAActgcattttctgcatccattctttattttttttacattaaaaaacaatttattcacttattttatgtatgtgagtacactgtagctgtcttcagacacaccagaagagggcatttgatcccattacaggtggatGTGAGCCactacgtggttgctgggaattgaactcaggacctctggacgagcagtcagtgctcttaactgctaagccatctctccagctcatttcctatatatttttaattttaatataatcttcacttatatttcaaatgctaaaacctttctcattttccccctccctgaaaaccctcaatccttcctcccatccctgtctccaaatatataCCCTTCCACctgacccattcccacctcccacctcccatttGTAAgactgccttacagaagctttgcagttttatgaggtcccatttgtcaattcttgttcttagagcataagtcattggtgttctattcaggaaaa
It encodes the following:
- the LOC127684132 gene encoding olfactory receptor 1J4-like is translated as MRRENQSNVFEFLLLGLPIRLEQQNVFFTLFLAMYLTTVLGNLLIILLIRLDSHLHTPMYFFLSHLAFTDISLSSITVPKMLMNIQAQQHSISYKGCISQMYLFVLFGCLDNFLLAAMAYDRYVAICHPLHYITVMREELCVFLVAGSWFFCCVHALLHTLLLIRLSFCARNTVPNFFCDLTALLKLSCSDISLNKLVIFTEGGLLFILPLSIIMGSYILIGSTALKAPSTKRLIKTFSTCGSHLLVVSLYYGTLAGEYFFSSFQDSSDKDIVASIIYTVVTPLLNPFIYSLRNRDINRL